The genomic stretch GCAATTCTCTGTTTGGATGGAGATTGGCATATAAATCCCTCCCTACTGATGATAAAGTGCGGCGTAGAGCTGTTCCTCTCGCGTCCAGGTGCGATCTCTGTAAAGCCGAAGAGGAATCCATAAACCACATTTTTCTAAGCTGCAACTTCTCCCGCCAAGTCTGGAATGAGATCCTAAAACCTTTCAATGAACATTGGGCTGGTTTTCCTTCAATGGAGCTAATGTTCTCGTGGtggaaaaggaaagcaaggGTAAGCTCAGTAGCAGATACTTGGAAAGCTCTCCTCATAATAACTTGCCAACAGATTTGGTatgagagaaatagaagaagatttgATAATCATCGAGGATCTCCACTGCAGGTCCTACAAAGATGCATCAATGCCGTCTCAGACTGCTCTAGAATCAAGAAAGTCCAAGTGAAATCTGTTGAAGACCTGATAATTGCAAAATTTTTCAAAGTTGTCATAGCCGCACCCAAGCAAATTCATACCTTGGAAGTCATTTGGAAACCTCCTCCCCTTGGGTGGTGGAAGCTCAACATAGACGGCTCTTCTATAGGGAATCCAGGGTTCTCAGGCGCAGGAGGAATTCTAAGGAATCATCTAGGGGCCACAAGGAGATGCTTTTCATGTTTCCAAGGTATAAGAACCAACTTTCAGGCTGAAATGGATGCCTTCTTTATTGGAATAAAAGAGGCTGAGACCCTAGATGTGCAACGTCTTTGGGTGGAATGCGATTCGGCTGTGGTAGTTTCAAGTATCTTATCTTCTAAAATTCCATGGGAATTCCTTCATTTGTGGTGGATATCTGAAAAATATCTAAGCAATATTCAGTGGCGCATCACTCACTGTTATAGAGAAGGTAATGCAGCAGCCAATGCGCTAGCAAGTAGAGCAGCTAGATCCGGAACTTCTGAGTTTTGGCCAATGCGCTAGCAAGTAGAGCAGCTAGATCCGGAACTTCTGAGTTTTGGAATGAAGTGCCCTCTTTCATCTCCCACTCGATTACTGGGGAAGCCCTGGGCAGGTCTTATTTTCGCTTTAGATagtctctccttttttctttccttttggtgGGTTGGCTTTCAACTAACCTGCTGCTGCTGTAGATTGTGTTCTTGATTGTAttctccttttatttctcttaattTAATATACAGCTGATCTTTACCTAAAAAAGACTGGTGGGCCCCACTGGAAAGAACCCATCTAGCCTAAAAcctagtctttcctataaatactagctggaggtagCAACCTATTTATTTCAAACTTGATATACagggtgtattgctttaagcaatcttgtgcttaaaccctaaaccctaacataaCGAACTTCGAACCTTACATAATATGATAACCACATCTTTTCCATTAGATTCTAGAACCTATGATTTTCTcctattcaaataaaaaaatttgtcactttcatttctgttttgagttttgcTTCCCTTTGCTTTGGAACAGACAGAGCCTCcatatttcttcatttctaaccAAAAACAGCAAACACATCCAGTGGTAATTTTTCTGCCTGAAAACTCTATAAAAGGTTTTCTTTTACCTTACTTTCCTACCCCTATTGCCACCAAACTGACCTTCTTTGATTCTAATTCGATATACTTTCCAAGCAGGAAAGGGAATAAAAGAtgggcaataaaaaaaaaagctgtaATTAGAACTCACCCAAGCTTCAAAGAAGTATCAGAACTGTCGTTATCTTGAGGTGGACCAAAGGAGCTAGAGATATTAGTAATTGATTCTGATGATTGGCCTTCTTCATGGACCATGTTCTCAGATTCAGGGGCAAAATGCCTCTGGCCTTTGGATAAGTTCACCTGCAACCAAAAAAACTTTCAATTTTAGACAAAGCAAGTATAACATAGAAAGGGAAAAATTATCGTGTTTTACCAAATCCACAAGTATGTCTACTCTGAAAGTCAGATCATTCTTTTGTTAGAATTCTTGGTCTGCTAAATATTCTTTACAATACCATATGATATCTGAAATTGTTCAGTTCTTTTATGCATGTTACCATgcatttccatttgaaatcaggaaggataaaatattGACTGTTTGGTCCGAAATCCATCGGAACCTTAGAAATTGTAATCAAGAAGGATAAAATACTTTCACAAATCTGtgatttttttgaagttttttattcaaaatactGGTATATCTTACTGCAAGATATACACTACATtattttttgggcaagagatctctacttcaTCGCATGGTCTTTACCCAAGTGTCTGGACCAATGGATGAGCACGTCATCTCACGGTACCTGGTGAGAAGGCATAGAAAACATCACCAAGTAGAAatatttttcccttattttttattattattttactgATAAAAAAAGGGAGGTTGCCCCAACTAGTCAATTTGGAAGAAGACATGATTGGCAGGAAAAATTGTTATTTTTAGAAGTGCAAAACAGTGGATTTGATGGTGTCTACATTTCATCAAATTGAAGTGAGTGCCAACATGgaaagaaatacaaaatttaTAAAGTTTGAATGAATTGTGAAGACGATTTGGCAAACTAGGGATTTTAAGACAAGGAAGAGTGACATGAAAGAAATTAATTTATTAACCCAATAAAAAGCTGGAGACATGATTGGAAAGAAATTGGTACATTAGAAACTTTTATAATATTATAAGTGCAAAATAGTCAATTAGAAAGTGAAATCGATTTGGCAAAGTCAGGattttaaaaaagggaaagagtgaTCTGAATAGCAAAAGAAATTTGTCAACCTAGTAAAAAGtttaggggaaagttttcatatacgGTCGTATaaaccatgtatgtgagagggtgggagtttcaagacattaattaatgggtggggatttatgatttttccaactctttgtgagaggccCTCtaacatacacggtttacaaaGCCGTATATGAAAACTTTGCCCAAAAGTTTATGAATAAATTTTAAGAACTCTCACCAGCTGTCTCAATCGTTCATTCTCCTCCTCCAATTGTAATCCCTGCAATTATttcattaaaattaaaatataaggGGAACGAAAGAAATGGCAATAACAAATTACCCCATATTAACCTACACTGTTCATTTAAAGGGCGATGTTCTTTGCCCAGAAGCACACGAGGACGCAGACTGTGACCAGACACATGGTCATTCAGGGGGGTGGGACGGTCATTCACCCACGCCCATGAGTCTGGGCGCATCCTGCGCCCCTAATGTAGAGAACATTTTTCCTTCGTTTGGTTGCTAAgtaaaaggaaatgaaatccctattgaaaaaaattagtaaaattTTGTAAAATAAAGTGAAATATGATAATCAAATCTGGCTGGTTTTAAAGTTAGTTACAAACATTTTCACTTtaatattgatttgatttcccTTCTATATTGTTTTGAGACATGAAATATTAACACACTTCTTTTACCATTTAATCAAACACTACACAAAGCTTTGAAATATTTTGAACTTTGATCCCTAACCTTTCTTTGAAGGGCGCCAATCTCCTCCATAATTCGTTCACCCTAGAACCATAATAAATTCCATAAGTAAGAGAATGAAATTCAAATTAGAGTCTAACTTAAGATTAAATTACAATTTGTAATTACAGCAAAACGGATACCAACCTTTCTTTCTAACACACGTCTCAATCCAGTTTCAAGGGATTTCTCTAGCTGCTGCAATTCCTCTATACTTAACCCTTGAAGATCTTCTCCTCTCATTCTCCTAAAATGGACATGAACTTTTGATATTACAGGATATGCATGCATGTATCTCCAATTAGTGATAAAAACCCCCTTTCTCCAtccaaaaaagagagaaagaaacacAAGGCATATAGGAAGCATTTTGTGTCTGATATATTAATGATATattaataaggaaaaagaaggctgtCAGGCTGCGTGTcgcttgcgcccagacacattaAGGTCatgcaaaatgaaaattttctcccCTGTTGGATGTCCCATGCATGCTCTTATTAGCTCCCTCGgaggtgcaggggctacacagCCTGGCAGCAATCCCCCTCCCAAATTAATAATAACTCCATACCTCAGTTGATGGCTCTTCTCGATGACTTCCTTGTTCAACCTGGCATAGTTGCCGTTCTCTAGCTAAAGAGACATCATAGCATACCAATCagatatttataataaataataaacaatgaTGTATGCACGACACactatatatatgggaaaagatTGGGTATGTTAGCGGTATTACCGTATGCAAGCACCGTATGTgtcgatctctctcttccccccctccctcccctttgaagggtaagggagtcatttcaaagggggaagagagaatcATATTCACTTATCTTTTGAAGGTGAAATAACAAGAGTAGAAGAACAAAAACACACAAAGTATATTCctaattttttaaaacatatTTTCCCAAATTAGAAAGCTAAAGGAATTAAAAGCACCACCCATCAAATTTACTTACACAATGCAAGCCGTACAAACTTCACAAAGAAATTATCTTCTCTTTTAATAGAGAAACCAAGGCATATATGAGCTTAAAAGAGGAAACAAGATTATGAgcttaaaatcaatttttattcGCATAATACATGGAAGTGCCACACCAGCTGACCCACGAGCGGTACCATTGAGTCTTTCCAATTTTACCATTGCACAGGAATAATATCAAATggttcaaaaaaataaaataaaatatacaaCTTAAGGTACACTTACCTGCAGCTCGAGCGAAGGTTCATCAAGTTTCTGGAGGTTCTTAGAGTGCAGGTGATGCCTTTCCACTATCTCCTTCACACTGATAAACAACACAATGACTAAATCAGTTCTAACATTCTGAAGATTAAAAAATTGTTTTCCATCGCAAATCCTGAAAGAGAAacgaagcgagagagagagagagagagagagagaacaatatTAGTGGACGTGGTTCTGGTCTCTCAGGGAAGCAGTACTAGATTCTTTTAGGTTGTTAtaaccttcttctcctccagctGTGAAGTGGTTTCAGGCCTCTTTAATGTATTCAATTCGAAGTATATCTATAAATCTGGAAACATATtctctgtggagcatcactaATGTTTGAATCAACACAATAAACCATACTAATAGTTTGGGAGAACTTGAAGAAGACTCACTGGGAGATTTCTAGGCTCATATCTAGGCAGACTCAGTATTCCTTGAATATGACATTCTCACAAGTCTCCATGATGATGACTTGAAGCTCACTCTTGTTGGGAAGGTAATAGCAAAATGATCATTTCACCATGAAGCAGTGAGAGCATGGAATCCGATTGGAGGAATGAAGGTGGAGATGTTTGGTTGATGCCCTTCCAATTGTGGATCAGCTTCTCAAAAGAAAAGTTCATGCACCTTTTTGTGGTTTTTGTTGGGCGGGCCTTGAATCTTTGAATCAACTCTTCTTTGAATGTCCATTCACGAACGAATTGGAGAGACATTAGGATTCTTTGTTTCTCCTCCACTCGAGTTGCATTTCATGTTGTCAGAAGCCCAGTGGAAGACTAAGGTATTTGGAGGAGACCTCATTGGATCCATTGGTAAGTTGTTTTTTCATTCAACTATCAACCAACTACAGAAAGAGATTCTATTTGATTTTTGCTAATGACATTATGCTTTTTATGAGGGCGGACAAAGATTCTATTTCTAATGGCTTGTAGACTCTCAGTTCGTTTTCTAGCTTCTCTAGGTTGCATCTCAATAGAGCAAAATCCTCTATCATCCTTGGGGGTGTTGATCAAGCTGTTAGGCAGGAGTTGGTAGACTTGTCACGTTTTGATGAAGTGCAGCTCCCCATTAAATACTTTGAGGTGCCTTGGGTTTCTGGGAAACTGAAGGTTAATGAATGTGCTCCTTTGTTCGAAATGGTTCGTAGGAAGTTGGGGGGATGGAAGTGCAGATTTTTGTCTTACGTTGGCCGAATGCAATTAATA from Telopea speciosissima isolate NSW1024214 ecotype Mountain lineage unplaced genomic scaffold, Tspe_v1 Tspe_v1.0541, whole genome shotgun sequence encodes the following:
- the LOC122648192 gene encoding MADS-box protein JOINTLESS-like, with product MDIQRRVDSKIQGPPNKNHKKNVRTDLVIVLFISVKEIVERHHLHSKNLQKLDEPSLELQLENGNYARLNKEVIEKSHQLRRMRGEDLQGLSIEELQQLEKSLETGLRRVLERKGERIMEEIGALQRKGLQLEEENERLRQLVNLSKGQRHFAPESENMVHEEGQSSESITNISSSFGPPQDNDSSDTSLKLGLPYSNGI